TGGAGGGGCGTGTCCCTTTTTATATCCTCATGTTTCCTGTCCAAcggatgggatgtctctccaggggtgcggtCATAGGGTCTCCAAATGGTgtaggtgggggagggggaatGGAAAATAATCTATTCACCCTCTAAAGATTTCGGGTGTATGCAGGGTCACCTCATCCGTAAGTTCAAAATGTATAGTGGGGTAACTGGCACTCTCCGTCTTCAGATGCAGAAAGACAAGTTAGTTGACCGGCAGAGAGGAAAATTTAGTGCAAAGGACTGTCTGGTTTACCGGCACCCCCATGTGACTAACTAGGCTGTTATCTGGCTGACAACCCACCTGCAAGGAGAGAATAGAAATaaagaaaactaaaataaaacaaaGCAGCGGACCTTTGTATCAGGTCACGTTTGCCTTCTACGGATACTAGACTAAAAACTTAATTAGCCAGTGTCTGTGGGAAGGGTATGGCCTGCCTGGGCAGAGACAAGACTTTCCCACTTGTTGCCTCCTAGTGGCAGGGGACTATATCCATGGTGCTGTGTGTCCCGATGATATTAACAAGAAATAAGTTTGTTTAATCAAATTGAATTTATTCGCATAtcctacatatatttttttaaatatatatatatatatatatatatatatatatacacacacactgaaaACAGGGACAGTAACTGTACATCCCAGTCAAAATCTTAGAGGGTACCTtggaaataatttaataaaacttCAAGAAAAATAGTAGCAATTAaaaatatacaatacacagacaCATTTAAAGCATACCTCCACTTTTACTGAAAAACTATTGTATTGCAGGAGCGTGCacaataataatttttctaaatagctTTTATTAGCGATTCTGCTTCTAGCAGCAGCACAGACTGCCTATAGTCTATGCTGCCGGCGGATCATAACTCTGTAGTTAGAGACAGGATCCTGCACGTCTCTATGGCTCCCGTATGCAGAACAGTTGACAGCGCTATAGAATTCTATGGCACTAACGGCCGTTCTGCATATGGGAGCCATGGAGATCAGCAGTTCGTGCTGCTGTTCGAAGCAGAATCGCTAATAAAAGTTACTTGTAAAATTGATCAtagtgcacactcctgcactataatcttTTTTCAGTGaaagtggaggtacgctttaaagagTCCTTACATATTTACTATGCCATAAATATTGAACAGATACATTTACATCTTTCCTATAATGCTAATTCTTCAATTTCATCTTCTACAGAGTTAACAGCCTTTATTGCTGTCCTTCCTGGTGTGTTCTGTAAGCGGCTTCTACCGGCGATGGAATTTTTCCCATCACCAGATAAGAACACATTTTTCCCTCTGATTTTGCCGTTTTGTTCCCAAGGTAAAGTGTTGCTGGAGTCCTGATCTAGGATTTTGCTGTTGTTTGAAATAAGACTATCTTGGTCTCCAACTCTGGAAATGGAAGGCAATGTAGCATTAGAGCCATTTCCAAAAAGTTGATCCATTAAACTagattttttatctttttgtatGTCCAGCTTTGAAGTAGTTATAATAGGCTCCTCCAACACTTCTTTCCTTTGATTATGAACAGATGATCTCCCTCTTCCAAAAGACGGAGTATAACTTCCAAATGTGAAGTCCCCATTGGTATCCACTGTGTTTTTATGACTCTGGACATCTCTTTTTGGCTCGTGTCCTCCATGGACTGGAAGGCCATTAAACAGTTTCTCAGTTGGCTCTGAGAACATGTATGTTTTATGCTTTGTATCTGTTGTTTCAATTTTTAGCGAAGTATCCACAAGTGGTGTTGGAGCAGGTTTAGAGTGGTCAGGGTAAAATGGATCTTGTTTTTCCCTATCAATTTCAAACATTTTTGCTAATAAAAGCTCTTTTTTAAGCCTTTCCTCTTCATTTCCATCTATGCCTTCTCTTACAGCTTTTTCTTCTTTTAACAAATcttcttttctctttctttcaAATTCCTCATTTTCCCATTCTGCaagtattaaattaaaaaaatatatatatataaaattctgaAATTGCATTAAAAAGAAACAGAAAAGGAGTAGAAATGTATCTAGCTTCCACGTTGGCCATACACGGTGAGATATTTCACTGAGACGAGGGAAGGATCGCAACCTGCTTCCCAACAGGATGGTAAATCTTGTACGATTATAGAGTACGAAATTTTGTACTGCATCGAGCAGTAATATCAGACAGTGTATGGCAGGTTTATGGTTTACAGATATGTTGTCACCTACATATTGCATTTACAGTAGAAGTGGATCATATAGAATTTGCTGTTTTCTTCTGTGTACATGGAGACCTGATCATATTGTATGTATTACATTTCTTACGACAAATTCATGTTCACACAGACAACACAACATCATTTGGAGGTACACAAGATGATATATTAGGCAAGTTGGTTACATGGACTGTAGGGCAATTGCCTTCACGGCAGATGTCTTGTTCTCTTTTTAGACCACTGCACAGAAAGTAAggcagatatagatatatacacacacaaaagcACAGGAGGTACATCTGtgagattatgacctaaatccaaatcatgattaattgaacatgtaacctcgattaataAAAGATTTTCAGGCCACACAGCTTTTGCATGCCACACACCCAATTAGCATGCCACGGCATTTAATTAATATAGATCCCCTGAGCCGGCTGTATATAAAATACCCCTTatactgcccctcacacagtataatgtctaagGATGATAGCTGACTGGtatatactgggatgatgggggttatatagatggaataataggggttatatacaggtatgatggtgggctggcatatacagggacgatgggggtccctgtatataacctccatcatccctgtatattacccacatcatccctgtatataacttttTTCATTCCTGTATATTACCCTCATCATCCCTCTTACATAACTCccctcatccctgtatacagagtTGATGGGGGTAATAAACAGGgttgatgggggtaatatacagggttgatgggggtAACACAAAGGACCTCCATAATCTCTGTATATAACATCCGTGTATATACAACTTAATGGGGCGTCCATTGAGGCGAAACAAGAAATAAATGGGGAAGGCATGGAGGACTTCAATGGACCAATAAGctgcctgaaacgccggtatatggcAGAAGTGCAGCGTACTCTAAATACATGCGTGCTGAGCCGCTCACAGCTCAGCATAGAGAGGTGCGAGGCATTGAAGTCATCGGGCCTGTCTGCGCGGAGCCGTGAGCGGCCagcgttatacagtgaatagtaaggcagatacagttgaaaccggaaaaaaaatgaaatgcgcAAGATGACCTCGGTTATCTGCGCTGAATTTCGGTGTCGTTTTTTtctgattaattgcccagccctaccagGAGTCAGGCTATTTTTGAGGCTATATAATCAGTCCATTTACCATCATGCACAAAATGGATTAGGTTATAGGAGTATTCCCAcaaaagtgttttattaaaagTCAATAGGACAAGTCAAAATagtgatcagtggtggtccacCGATTCCAAGATACGCCCAGTTTTATTTCCAGAGGTCACACTTCGTTGAAATTATTGAGGGACATGGAAAGGAGTCCCAGAGTCACGGCAAATCCCTTTAGTTCTAATATCATTATGGTTAATCACAAAGTAATTGGTTTCCTTCCACACGACAAAACGAAACATTTTCACACCTGGAATGTTGTCCAAAAATACTGGCCAGACAGTATTTATATTTTCACATTAATGAATCAATAAAAATGCTGCTTCATgtttttaaatgggttgtccagtcctaagaaattgatagcctatcccaagtataggccatcaatagctcatCGGTCGGTatccgactcctggcaccccccgccgatcagctgttttgaaggggtggcAGCGCtcctacgagcgctacttcccctccatttcctttactgctcacactgtgaatcaccgacacacttgtagcggcagttcacagtattacagccttctcccattcacttccataggccatcaatttcttaggcctttacaacccctttaaggtgatcTTACCATCACGTAGTTTCCTTGCTTTGTCCTCCAAAATCTTCTGCTCCCTATTTCTATTTAACTTTTCTTCTTGATCTTGTTTTCGTTGTGCCTGTTCTCGCTCTCTTTTAAGCATTTCTGCTTCTTGTTTTTCTCTTTTAATCCTTTCTGCTTCTTCTTTGAGCTGTTTCGCAAGATTATCCTTTGAAAAACAAATATGGATTAaggaacagaaaaaaaatggttttcacCAATCCAAAACACTAATTTATTTGAAGACAACTATATCAGAAAAGTAAGATTTAAAATTATTTACATTTTCTCATGTTAAATGAACAACCAAGTAGCCTTGTAGTTGGATGTATAGTATCATAAATTGAATTGTAGCTCCTATTTTAATGTGACTTTTTCCATGACGTTTCAAACTCTGACAGTTGCTCCTCAGCATTTGACAACAACCTGAcacttttcttttgttttttgcacattttaatttaaagcgtagctaaactttggcaaaaaaataaattcaactgctattatgtccctctatatgaatacattactcctagcaatttttttttcacttcaaagtaccttttttgcagttttttttcttgtgaaacagtccacatctattttctcacacttcccGATTCTGGCCAGTTGCTAGGGGCGAGTATAGGGGcgtgtcttactgtgtgtgatgtttgCCAGTACTGTATGCAATATTCAATCTGCCCATAGTTCCCATCATGCACCTAAACAGCCAGCCAATCAGGAAAAccaaaaggtccttttgcagcacAGTTGTCTTTTGCTTCGGACATCTTGGATTTACCATATCAGACACATCTTCTCTACTCTACCAATGAGTTTGTTTTATAAAGTATCTGATAGCACTCGGATAAATACCTCCTCTCCCAGCTCTCACATGGTCAGGTCACATCCGCAGGTCTAACGGCAgctccctgtcccctcttccccctgtCCATAGTACCATAACTGGAGgtagcagagcgcagggaagagaatgacagctctgctgctGTCCAGGCTATAGCATGTGTGAGAGTCGCTTCCATAGAAGTAGCGCAGGTCTAGCTGCGGCTCCCCGTCCCCTCTTCCCAGTCCACAGTACTGTAACCGGTAGCAGCAGAGCGCATGGAAGAGACTGATGAGCTCTGCTGCTCTCCGGTCTATACTATGTGTGAGAGGCACTTCCATAGAAGTAGCGCAGGTCTAGCGGCGGCTCCCTTGTACCCTCAAtagacctgcgcttctgctactgAAGTGCCTCTCATACATACTATAGACCGGAGAGCAGCAGAGCTCATCACTGTctcttccctgcgctctgctgctgccggtTACAGTAATATGGACaggggaagaggggacagggaaCCGCCGCTAGACCTGCGCTACTTCTATGGAAGCTCCTCTCACACACACTATTGtccggacagcagcagagctcatcACAGTCTCTTCCCTGTGCTCTGCTGCTGCTGGTTACACTAAAGAGAACTGTGTAGTttatagaggcagagagaccttccgGAGGTCAGGATGGGGtcgtgcacatctgacgtcaggatggggccaccacctACCCGTATTCACAGGCAgccgagtccgtacaccgatacattcaaacggtgtacggatttctgctagcaacaggagaaatccaagaaataaaatgtagtaaaaaagtgtcagagtggccacttaaaacacatataaacagAAAAAGAGCCCCAAatttattaataaagtatattacaaaacatatttatattacacatgctaaAAGTTGATCGAACGTTTGGTTACGCTTTAAAGGGTAGGCAGCAAATAAAGCAAAAAGACCCTATGATAGCAGTGCCTACCCAAGTGGGAAAAGTTATTATGCAAATAGGAGGAAGAAGGGAAATAAACAGGTTAAAGGGTAGGAGAGGAAGGAATAGGACACCAAAATTACACTATGGATCGGGAACCAGACAACAGTGATGGGGGTTTACCATGTCACAATTAAAATACAATACCATCACGCAAAGGACAGGCTGCTACTCCTGCAAGGTAAAAATGTGCAAGAAAAATACTAGCAAATGCTGTATCATGaagcgggttttttttttttgtttttttttaaaagtctaaATTAATTACCAGAACTTCCTGCTCGCTCTCCAGTTTATCTTCAGTTGGAACTAGAGGTGGGGGAGGTGGAGGAGGAAAGTCCAGCCATGAGGCATAGTCATTAGTTTGGACACCTATGTTAACACTATGGTTCATCCCTATAATGAAAACAGATTTCATTTTTAGATACAGTTATCTTatacttctatgtttctataaagAAATCTTTCTTTTACCTTTCTTCCTGGGTGTAATCTCAGTGTCTCTCTTAGGTGGAGGCTTGGACAAACGAAAAGCATAGATATTTTTTGCATCAAGTTCTCGCTCTTTGTCCTGTatgggggaaaaaacaaaactctcACCTTAAGGCCTTCGTCACAGGACCGTAAAAGATAACAGCCATATTACGTCCAGAAATACTTGTAAATGGGCATATTTTAATCCATAACAAGTTCCGCATTACGTCAGTATTAGATCAGTTATTTACTTCCATACATATTTTTAGAAATTAGTAAAAATATAATCCTTTATCGTGCAAACCGTAATACAGATTTAACACGGACCCAATACGCATAGTTTTTCAGATCCGTATAAAGGATGTAATTACTTGGGGTCTCCTTTAACTTCTATAGGTATTTTTCGTCCACAAATCAGCATCCAATGATGTAtgcaaagtttttatttttaaggcaTCCCATTATGCGTGTGTCGGTGTATAAAAACCTTCATGTAAACagatcaatttttttattttagggtcaGTGCGCAGACAGTAGTGCGGTGAGATAAGACTAGGATATCACACGGAGATACAAGACGTAATTTGGTAACgtgttattcattattatttttttgaagtTAAAAAgagataataaaaacaaaatctgttcagttgccacagccatttttgtaaaagtgacaacaggaGGTGGAGCCATATTTTGTTGCCACTTGAAATAGCTTATCAGCAAGTGATACTTTACTGTCACTTATGATTCAAATTGCTTAAAAAAATTAGTTTATGGCCAAATCACGCACGCATTTTTGTTGCAGCttttggctcttttttttttttaaacctaagccagaagtggatccaaggggaaggaaaggtataaagaaaagactaatgcatctcctttttttgtgtccactcctgtgtttggttagaaaaataaaatttcccccAAAAACCTCATTATAAAAAGAGTTCTCTCATTATgatcactcggctatctccggtagCCCCATAGAAAGGAAGTGgggcggtggccgagcatgcgcgtagtcccgctccattcacatagggcactcCAGGACCACCGTACTCTGAACTGGTGAAGGTTCCAAtggtcggaccccaccgatcagacatttatcacctctgCTCAAAACCCCTGTAAAGTCAATATCCATGGGGGTGGGGCATTCaaaagtgaccaccaatatggccgTAACTTTTGCAAAATTACAACATGTGAAACTCTCAAAAGTTAAAATAGGGATTTTCAAAGATTACATTTAAACATTGCGTTTTAAGGGTGATGCGGATTGCAAGACAACCACCGACATATAAAATTCTGCTCCCAACTTTTCAATTTAGCTAAACTTTGAAGCGGGTTGCAGCATGGAGCTGCACACAGCAGGCACTCACCTCCTTCATGTTTAACTCTTTAGCAGCATCATGTGGTTGCCCCCTATTTGCAGCGCACCACTTTCATAGTGGACATAGtaaagaagggaggaaacctccagctcaccagtttgatgcGTCTCCAGACTCTCCGCTCGGAGCCCCGCTACGGCTTGCGGTGTGCaaatagaagaaaagaagaaatgatccagcgctgagtcgtactttggatttaaaaaggaagcagtattcccacctttattggggtattgaaataaaattgaagggagacgcagtcccaagacgtgtgtagatagtaggcggtttgccctggcctacgcgtttcaagcacgagctgtgctcttactcatggcaaaaagaattcagctcgtgcttgaaacgcgtaggccagggcaaaccgcctactatccgcacacgtcttgggactgcgtctcccttcaattttatttcaataccccaataaaggtgggaatactgcttcctttttaaatccaaagtacgactcagcgctggatcatttcttcttttcttccATAGTGGACATACTTTAGACCCACTGTACACTCCAGATAGGGATGAAAGGACACATACCCTTAATTTTTGAGTCAACCGTTGAATCTCTTCTTGAAGCACTTTATTATCCTCTTGAATATCATGCACTTTCTTTTTCTCACCTATCATCTGCCTCTGGAAACTGCTTTGCGTCAGTTCAATGTTCTTCTCAAgctcctgtaagatgagggaaaagcTTTATAAAGTCAGTACTATTGCAGGTGTCCCAGAAAGACAAGAACAGCTTTCCTACCTTTAAAAAGAAACTTTTCAGTGTAAGGACTATACGAAATCACTGTATATTTAAATACTTAAAACGCCAAAATTCAATACATAGTACATAACCACTGAATCTCATTGGAGGATGGCCTTCCTACCATAAAATAGGCAAGTGGAAAAATCCATGTAGGTATTCAATATCTTCAAAGCATCAGCCCATGTATGGACACCGTCAGGCCATTTAAATGGTTTGCTTTATCTATATATTCATTTGTCCATTCGGGTGGCTTCACACGCAGCATTTTAAGGAAAAGCACCACAttttgtgtgtgtggtgcttttccAAGCTTCATTACTGCAAAGAACGCGGTGACCAGATGTTAgcttaaagggtagctaaacgtttgacaaacttctgatatgtcatagagacatgtcagaagtttggattgttgggggtccgagcactgagacccccaccaatcgctagaacgaagcagctgaagcgcttcgtgtccgttcggctttttccggaaagccgatgtatcggagtacgggctcatagactttctattgagtccgtacaccgatacatttatttccagaacaagccaaacagacacgaagcggctgagtgctcgcacgaacgcttcattctagcgattggtgggggtctccgtgctcagaccctcaccaatacaaacttctgacatgtcactataacatgtcagaagtttgtcaaacgtttagctacactttaaagtcaatgggcaatTATAAAACACACTACAAACATGCCTTGATTTTTATTTAGTCTTGCTTTTTTTGgctcagtggcgttttttttcaaaatcacaGCAAGGCtggctttgtgttttttttcaagaatttacTGGCGTTTTTCTCCCATAGAcctccataatttttttttagtgtcaTTCTGTGTTGcggttttttttattgtgtttttttgctggtgtttcctttcagaaaaaaaatcacgTGTTTCAAAGATGAATCTGTACATTACAtgttttgcaataaaaaaaaaacaaaaaacaacccgCAGGTAGTGGAACTCACCACAAAATACACATGCACCATTTTCTTAGAGAGCTTGATTTTGAgctttagaattttttttgggcCACAAAAAGTATATGTAATGTAAGCCTTAAAGAGGACGTGTCACCTCTGCTGACCCGTCTATTTACTAAATACtcatattccccatgaaataacaattctagaacatattttcaaagaactctgcattgtgccattcctctgttattcctcttagaaatgtatgaatatattgacaactgggtgttaacattccacttgtcaaaggggcgtgtcctacAGTCTCACACCGTCAgcattgattggacagtgtcagtctgcgtAGGGACATAccctcaactggtaacacccagttgtcaattaattaATAAGTTTCTAAGAGGAAtatcagaggaacggcacaacgtaaaGTTCGAAAAAAAGATGCTTGAGAATTGTTctctcatggggaatacaattatttacttagatatgtcagaagaggtgacagatcctctttgagTGTACTTTCAGTTTTTTCAAACTTTTCATCAATAAGGGCACATGAGCATTAGAATCTAATTCTGATCTATGAGAGCGTTTTCAATATCTAGTGCGGAGATCTTCAtaggtgtggccaaaaacaggggTATCAGTGGGGATTCAAGTTTGGTCAAGTGGGTGGTACACCTAAAAACCATGTACAAGATATACTATAAAATAAGTCACTCCAAAACTAGAATGGATATTACACccactggaaaaaaaacaaaaaacctcatAGAATTAAAACagtaagcatggaaaggtgggataCCTTAACTCTTCTTTCTCGATCATCCAGCCGGATTTCTAGAAGATCCACTTTCTTTGCTAGCTCCTCGCGTTCAGCAAGGTGTTTATTTTCAGAAAGCTGCTTTAACTTCTTTAAAGCCACATTTGCCTTGTACAACTCTTCTTCTGTGTCCTTCAGTCTCTTTTCCGTAATCCTCTCCCTTTCCTGGGTCTTGCGCAATCGTTCTTTTAGCGTCCGGCTCTCGTTACTATGTCGCGATATAAGCTGTGATACCTCATTTTCTGTATCCTCAAACTTATTCAAGGCCTTTTCTTGCCTGAATTGCAACCTCTTTAGAGCCTTGTTTTCTTTTTGACTTTCTTCTAATTTCATCTGAAGCTCTGATACTTCATTTCTTAGTTCATTTATTTTCAAAAGTCGAGCCGAAAGAACTCTCTTCGTGACAACATCTATGTCTTTTGGTGGAGACTCTTTGTTTAGGCTTTGGGAACGAAACCCCCATCGTGGTGCCTTTTTGCTTGATGAAAATTTGGTATTCACTTTTTTTATACCTGGAACAAGCACAATATTAACATAATGTTGTACACTCAATCTCCAGTGATGACGTGTCGTACATCCACGTGACCACAGCATCACTGCAGGACAAGTAAACGAAGACTGGTGGGGACCATCAGaattggttatttttttttagcccaaTTCCTACGGTCAGGCTAATTTTTTTTAGACTCCAGGAAAACCGGAATTAAAATAGATGGTAATCTTGTTTGACAActattttgctgcaaattttttaTGTGTCTTTCTTGAAAATGTACAATTATATATTTTGCTGTAATTTTtacgaaaaaaaaacatcacaattTGCAGCCAAAAGTTAAAGTGAGGCTTTCATTGGTTTTTAGCCTGTCTCAAACTACTAACACCGCTAGTTAGCTATAGGGTAAAGCAGAAGAAACATACTACTGTTGAAGATCTTAGTCCTTGCatctaagcaaaaaaaaaattatccagcCATGCGCCATATGCAAATTAGGTTAGCAGTGTCCGCTGAATCGGGAAGTGTCCGACATCTTGAGCTCCAATCACTCCCCTTGCCCTCTTCTCTGCAGTTGATTGATGGCGCTGCTTGTATGACACTGAAGACAATCAGAGCCGTCAATCAActgcataagggcttattcagacgaacgtaaaatacgcgcgtgcaacgcgcgtgattttcacgtgcgttgcccgtagctatattagtcaatggggccgtgcagacatggcagcgtttttgcgcagcgttgctccgttgcaaaaaactcacgacatgtccgttgattcagcgttttcaacgcatcacgcacccattgaagtcaatgggtgcgtgaaaaccacgcatgtcgcacggaagcacttccgtgcgaactgcgtgtttgcgcaacagctgtcaaaaggatgaatgtaaaccgaaaagcaccacgtgcttttctgtttcggaacatccaaacggagtgtctttgcgattagcgaagccggacaagcgaaccgaacttcaccgggttcggccgaaactcgatttggccgaacccggcaaaaaaattatcggtacgcgacgtcaggagatagtcactgtccatggtgcagaaagagttaaactgtttcagcaccatggacagtgactaccgatcccaataaacatgaacctgtaaaaaaaaacgaagttctgacttaccgataactcccggcgtcttcctccagtctgacctcccgggatgacaattcaggccaagtgacagctccagccaatcacaggccaagcacagcctgcagcggtcacatggactggcgcgtcatccagggaggtggggcccgatgtcgagag
This genomic stretch from Rhinoderma darwinii isolate aRhiDar2 chromosome 4, aRhiDar2.hap1, whole genome shotgun sequence harbors:
- the LCA5 gene encoding lebercilin, giving the protein MNSRSPNSQYDETDGRRGRSPLSRKNSTSTHTYTPKKSMKDDQDMARRDRAKTRSNRDRSPDIDKSSDSYYSDDYENTTYGSDRSPTPSSKAMSPRAKKAGYKVRSVTPVHNRGIKKVNTKFSSSKKAPRWGFRSQSLNKESPPKDIDVVTKRVLSARLLKINELRNEVSELQMKLEESQKENKALKRLQFRQEKALNKFEDTENEVSQLISRHSNESRTLKERLRKTQERERITEKRLKDTEEELYKANVALKKLKQLSENKHLAEREELAKKVDLLEIRLDDRERRVKELEKNIELTQSSFQRQMIGEKKKVHDIQEDNKVLQEEIQRLTQKLRDKERELDAKNIYAFRLSKPPPKRDTEITPRKKGMNHSVNIGVQTNDYASWLDFPPPPPPPLVPTEDKLESEQEVLDNLAKQLKEEAERIKREKQEAEMLKREREQAQRKQDQEEKLNRNREQKILEDKARKLRDEWENEEFERKRKEDLLKEEKAVREGIDGNEEERLKKELLLAKMFEIDREKQDPFYPDHSKPAPTPLVDTSLKIETTDTKHKTYMFSEPTEKLFNGLPVHGGHEPKRDVQSHKNTVDTNGDFTFGSYTPSFGRGRSSVHNQRKEVLEEPIITTSKLDIQKDKKSSLMDQLFGNGSNATLPSISRVGDQDSLISNNSKILDQDSSNTLPWEQNGKIRGKNVFLSGDGKNSIAGRSRLQNTPGRTAIKAVNSVEDEIEELAL